The sequence cctccagtccccaacacgcctccctgtctctgtaacccactccggtctcctacacccctccctgtctctgtaaccccttccagtcccctacgatcctccctgtctctgtaactccttcCAGTGCCCTCAAACCATCCATGACTCCTTTACTCCCTTCTGTCTCCTACTTTCCGCTTTGCTCTGTAAACCCCTCTGGCCCCTGCCAGGGTTAGCAGTGGCACAGACACTGTAGTCGTGTTCACGTGAGTTTGAGATAGCACAtacatcgtgggctgaaaggcctgttcgtGCTGTGAATATTCCTGTTCACCGTTTGTTATGCTGGATAAATTTTGCTGTTTTCTCTCCGCTGACTTTCCTGAGGAGATGCCTAATCAAATCCCTTCTGTAATAGGTGAAGGAAGAACAGAGCTCCCTGTCAGTGGTAAACTCAGAGGCATCGCATGTGATGGTAGGTGACCAGCTTTCACTGTCCtaccctctccctccacctcctgaCGGCGTAAGGCAGAAAGCAAATGGCACTGTTTTGATCTGGGGAAGTTTGGCATTCAACTCGGtgtgagggtggtggggggagaatgGCCCAGTTTGAGGGATTTTTCTCAAATCCTGTTGAACCCCTCTGGTTGCAATCCACACTCCggtcccctacatccctccctgattctgtaaccccctccggtcccctccacgtctctgtaaccccctccggtcccctccacgtctctgtaaccccctccggacTCCTCcacgtctctgtaaccccctccggtcccctccacgtctctgtaaccccctccggtcccctccacgtctctgtaacccccttcgGACTCCTCcacgtctctgtaaccccctccggacTCCTCcacgtctctgtaaccccctccggacTCCTCcacgtctctgtaaccccctccggacTCCTCcacgtctctgtaaccccccctctTCGGTCCCcgacaaccctccctgtctctatttGCCCCTGAGATTGACCTTGGTGATGCAAGATTTGTTTGGAAAGGATTGGGCATTTCCCAGTTCCATACAAAGGCTGTCAGGTTTCGATAGATGCACGTGATAACTTCAGAGATAACTTCGTATATTGAGATATCGTATACTGAGATTATCTGCCTCTCTGCCTGTAGAATCAATTTGAACATTTGGCAATGACCTAAAGATATCAAGTCATCATTTGCATGCACAAGTTTGTTCCGGAAACaccagtcggggggggggggggggggtgcgggtctAATACTTTTCCGATCTGGGTGCCCCAAGGAAAGCCTGGGGCGGCgaggtggatgggtgggggggttcGGAGTGGTGAAAAGATGGGCAGTCATCCAGTGGAGAAGGAGTTACAAAATATCTGGGGGTAAGTAcatacacacactccctcacacaaacACATTCTCAAATACACGCAGCGCAGTCTCTCCTTCACATCCTCTCTCACCCCGAGCGGCAGAGGTGGGCATGGAACCCCTGCAGCTGGTTGGCAGCAACCTTATCTGCAAACACCCACTCCACGAATCCCTGGAGAACTCCCCACGCGACCGGCTGGCATGTCCAAGATGggttggggtggagggagggaagcgaACCAGAGAGGGAGGTGTCTGTGTCCCTTCAATGGCCGGCTGCTGTCCTGGATTTGAAGATTCACTTGCTCCttttcctctccctcccacccccccccccccccaaccagggcCCAGCAATGACGAGGTTCAGGCGGACATCGCACCTTTCTATCTGCTTGTACTGTTGCACCTGCTGCAAGAGCCAGCGGGGGAAGTGTGGATACTGCTGCAGAATGTAGACGTCGGCCAGCTGGCCCCTCTGCCTCA comes from Narcine bancroftii isolate sNarBan1 chromosome 5, sNarBan1.hap1, whole genome shotgun sequence and encodes:
- the hamp gene encoding hepcidin-1, which codes for MSSWKMRLLLVGLVLATLVALSECRSLLEVKEEQSSLSVVNSEASHVMGPAMTRFRRTSHLSICLYCCTCCKSQRGKCGYCCRM